One genomic segment of Fusobacterium nucleatum includes these proteins:
- the truB gene encoding tRNA pseudouridine(55) synthase TruB: MEGIIVVNKPKGITSFDVIRKLKKIFKTKKIGHTGTLDPLATGVMLVCVGKATKLASDLEAKDKIYIADFDIGYATDTYDIKGKKIAENTIEISKENLEQSIKKFIGNIKQVPPMYSAIKIDGNKLYHLARKGIEIERPERDVTIEYINLLDFKDNKAKIETKVSKGCYIRSLIYDIGQDLETYATMTTLQRKQVGEYSLENSYSLEQIEEMTLNNNFKFLKTIEEIFSYDKYNLETEKEFILYKNGNTVKIKENLENKKYRIYFQNEFIGLANIENSNLLKGYKYY; encoded by the coding sequence TTGGAAGGAATAATAGTTGTAAACAAACCAAAAGGAATAACTTCCTTTGATGTTATAAGAAAACTTAAAAAAATTTTTAAAACTAAAAAAATAGGCCATACTGGAACTCTTGACCCACTGGCAACAGGAGTTATGCTTGTGTGTGTAGGAAAAGCAACTAAACTTGCATCTGATTTAGAAGCTAAAGATAAAATTTACATTGCTGATTTTGATATAGGTTATGCAACAGATACATATGATATTAAAGGAAAAAAAATAGCTGAAAATACTATTGAAATCTCAAAAGAAAATTTAGAACAATCTATAAAAAAATTTATAGGTAATATAAAACAGGTTCCTCCAATGTACTCTGCTATCAAAATTGATGGAAATAAACTATATCATTTAGCAAGAAAAGGGATTGAAATTGAGAGACCTGAAAGAGATGTCACTATTGAATATATTAATCTTTTAGATTTTAAAGATAATAAAGCTAAAATAGAAACAAAGGTTTCAAAAGGTTGCTATATAAGAAGTTTAATCTATGATATAGGACAAGATTTAGAAACTTATGCAACTATGACAACACTTCAAAGAAAACAAGTTGGAGAATATTCCTTAGAAAATTCATATAGCTTAGAACAGATTGAAGAAATGACTTTAAATAATAATTTTAAATTCTTAAAAACTATTGAAGAAATTTTTTCTTATGACAAATATAATTTAGAAACTGAAAAAGAATTTATTTTATATAAAAACGGTAATACTGTAAAAATAAAAGAAAATTTAGAAAATAAAAAATATAGAATTTATTTTCAAAATGAATTTATAGGATTAGCAAATATAGAAAATAGTAATTTATTAAAAGGATATAAATATTATTAA
- a CDS encoding Na+/H+ antiporter NhaC family protein yields MKSELKEKKYGVISFLPLVVFLALYIGSGIFFTLIGAEGAFKKFPRHVALLAGIIVALLMNRGMKLEKKIDIFSENAGNPGVILIGLIYLLAGGFQGAAKAMGGVESVVNLGLTFIPSVFLVPGVFLISCFISTAIGTSMGTVAAMAPIAIGVAQAANLNIPLTAAAVIGGAYFGDNLSMISDTTISAAKGVGSEMKDKFKMNFFIALPAAIFAAIMYGIMGGNGTITGEYNYYIIRVLPYIVVLITALIGFNVSGVLVLGIAMTGIIGLLEGNITFLDWIGAIGEGMSDMFSITIVAILISGLIGLVKYYGGIEWLVNSIISKIKSRKNAEYGISLISGLLSAALVNNTIAIIITAPIAKEIGQKYNIVPKRLASLIDIFACAFIALTPYDGGMLMITALVDVSPLEVLKYSFYIFALIVTTCITIQFGLLRTKEEKNN; encoded by the coding sequence ATGAAAAGTGAATTAAAAGAAAAAAAATATGGTGTTATCTCATTTTTACCTCTTGTAGTATTTTTAGCTTTATATATAGGAAGTGGAATTTTCTTTACTTTAATAGGAGCAGAAGGTGCTTTTAAAAAATTTCCAAGACATGTAGCATTGTTAGCTGGAATTATTGTTGCTTTACTTATGAATAGAGGAATGAAACTTGAAAAAAAGATAGATATTTTTTCAGAAAATGCAGGAAATCCTGGGGTAATTTTAATAGGTTTAATATATCTTTTAGCTGGTGGATTCCAAGGAGCAGCTAAGGCAATGGGTGGAGTCGAATCTGTTGTAAATCTTGGATTAACTTTTATACCAAGTGTATTTTTAGTACCAGGAGTATTTTTAATATCATGTTTTATCTCTACTGCTATCGGAACTTCAATGGGGACAGTTGCAGCAATGGCACCAATAGCTATTGGAGTAGCTCAGGCAGCTAATTTAAATATTCCTTTAACTGCTGCTGCAGTAATAGGTGGAGCATATTTTGGAGATAACTTATCTATGATATCTGATACAACAATTTCTGCTGCAAAAGGTGTAGGTTCTGAAATGAAAGATAAGTTTAAAATGAACTTTTTTATTGCACTTCCAGCAGCTATTTTTGCAGCAATTATGTATGGTATTATGGGTGGAAATGGAACTATAACAGGTGAATACAATTACTATATTATCAGAGTACTTCCTTATATAGTAGTTTTGATAACTGCTTTAATTGGATTTAATGTTTCAGGAGTTTTAGTCTTAGGAATAGCTATGACAGGTATTATTGGATTATTAGAAGGAAACATCACTTTTCTTGATTGGATAGGAGCTATTGGTGAAGGAATGTCAGATATGTTCAGTATTACTATTGTTGCAATTCTTATTTCAGGTTTAATTGGTTTAGTAAAATATTATGGTGGTATAGAATGGCTAGTTAATAGTATAATATCAAAAATAAAAAGTAGAAAAAATGCAGAATATGGAATAAGCTTAATTTCAGGGCTTCTATCAGCAGCATTAGTAAATAATACTATTGCTATAATTATCACAGCTCCTATTGCAAAAGAAATTGGACAAAAATATAATATTGTTCCAAAAAGATTGGCAAGTCTTATAGATATTTTTGCTTGTGCATTTATAGCCTTAACCCCTTATGATGGTGGAATGTTAATGATTACTGCTTTGGTAGATGTATCACCATTAGAAGTTTTAAAATATTCTTTCTATATTTTTGCATTAATAGTTACAACTTGTATAACTATCCAATTTGGACTATTAAGAACAAAAGAAGAAAAAAATAATTAA
- a CDS encoding N-glycosylase/DNA lyase produces the protein MKKNEYFNEIEKIYKEMNPHFKERLKEFKNIWENGTNKDIHLELSFCILTPQSKALNAWQAITNLKKDDLIYNGKAEELVEFLNIVRFKNNKSKYLVELREQMKKDGKIITKDFFNTLPTVAEKREWIVKNIKGMSYKEASHFLRNVGFGENIAILDRHILRNLVKLEVIDELPKTLTPKLYMEIEEKMRDYCEFVKIPMDEMDLLLWYKEAGVIFK, from the coding sequence ATGAAAAAGAATGAATATTTTAATGAAATTGAAAAAATTTACAAGGAAATGAATCCTCATTTTAAAGAAAGATTAAAAGAATTTAAAAATATATGGGAAAATGGGACTAATAAAGATATTCACTTAGAACTATCTTTTTGTATATTGACACCTCAATCTAAGGCATTAAATGCTTGGCAAGCTATAACAAATTTAAAAAAAGATGATTTAATTTATAATGGAAAAGCAGAAGAGCTTGTTGAATTTTTAAATATTGTTAGATTTAAAAATAATAAGTCTAAGTACCTTGTTGAATTAAGAGAGCAAATGAAAAAAGATGGAAAAATTATAACAAAAGACTTTTTTAATACACTTCCAACTGTTGCTGAAAAAAGAGAATGGATAGTAAAAAATATTAAAGGAATGTCTTATAAAGAAGCTAGTCACTTTTTAAGAAATGTAGGTTTTGGAGAGAATATAGCTATACTTGATAGACATATCTTAAGAAATTTAGTTAAATTAGAAGTTATAGATGAGTTACCAAAGACTTTGACTCCTAAATTATATATGGAAATAGAAGAAAAAATGAGAGACTACTGTGAATTTGTAAAAATTCCTATGGATGAAATGGACTTATTACTTTGGTATAAAGAGGCAGGAGTAATATTTAAGTAA
- the typA gene encoding translational GTPase TypA, translating into MKIKNIAIIAHVDHGKTTLVDCLLRQGGVFKTHELEKVEERVMDSDDIERERGITIFSKNASVKYKDYKINIVDTPGHADFGGEVQRIMKMVDSVLLLVDAFEGPMPQTKYVLKKALEQGHRPIVVVNKVDKPNARPEDVLYMVYDLFIELNANEYQLEFPVVYASGKTGFARKELTDENMDMQPLFETILEHVQDPDGDVTKPTQFLITNIAYDNYVGKLAVGRIHNGTLKRNQDVILIKRDGKQVRGKVSVLYGYEGLKRVEIEEAEAGDIVCVAGIDDIDIGETLADVNNPVALPLIDIDEPTLAMTFMVNDSPFVGKEGKFVTSRHIWDRLQKEIQTNVSMRVEATDSPDSFIVKGRGELQLSILLENMRREGFEVQVSKPRVLFKEKDGKKLEPIELALIDVDDSFTGTVIEKMGVRKAEMVSMVPGQDGYTRLEFKVPARGLIGFRNEFLTDTKGTGILNHSFFDYEEYKGDIPTRNKGVLIATEPGVTVPYALNNLQDRGTLFLDPGIPVYEGMIVGEHNRENDLVVNVCKTKKLTNMRAAGSDDAVKLATPRKFTLEQALDYIAEDELVEVTPTNIRLRKKILKEGDRRKNWSATNK; encoded by the coding sequence ATGAAGATTAAAAACATAGCAATTATTGCTCACGTTGACCACGGAAAAACTACACTTGTAGACTGCTTATTAAGACAAGGAGGAGTTTTTAAAACTCATGAACTTGAAAAAGTTGAAGAAAGAGTTATGGACTCAGATGATATTGAAAGAGAAAGAGGAATTACTATTTTCTCTAAAAATGCTTCTGTAAAATATAAAGACTATAAGATTAATATAGTTGATACACCAGGACATGCTGACTTTGGTGGAGAAGTACAAAGAATTATGAAGATGGTTGATTCTGTTCTTTTACTTGTAGATGCTTTTGAAGGACCTATGCCTCAAACAAAATATGTTTTGAAAAAAGCTTTGGAACAAGGACATAGACCAATAGTTGTAGTAAACAAAGTTGATAAACCTAATGCTAGACCAGAAGATGTACTATATATGGTTTATGATTTATTTATAGAGTTGAATGCTAATGAATATCAACTTGAATTTCCTGTTGTCTATGCCTCAGGAAAAACAGGTTTTGCAAGAAAAGAATTGACTGATGAAAATATGGATATGCAACCATTATTTGAAACAATATTAGAACATGTTCAAGACCCTGATGGAGATGTTACAAAACCAACTCAATTTTTAATAACAAATATTGCTTATGATAACTATGTTGGAAAATTAGCAGTTGGAAGAATACATAATGGAACTTTAAAAAGAAACCAAGATGTAATATTAATAAAAAGAGATGGAAAACAAGTCAGAGGTAAAGTTTCTGTTCTATATGGTTATGAAGGTTTAAAAAGAGTTGAAATAGAAGAAGCAGAAGCGGGAGATATAGTTTGTGTTGCTGGTATTGATGACATAGATATTGGAGAAACATTAGCAGATGTAAACAATCCTGTTGCATTACCTCTAATTGATATTGATGAGCCAACACTTGCTATGACATTTATGGTAAATGACTCTCCATTTGTTGGAAAAGAAGGAAAATTTGTAACTTCAAGACATATTTGGGATAGATTACAAAAAGAAATTCAAACAAATGTTAGTATGAGAGTAGAAGCAACTGACTCTCCTGATTCATTTATTGTCAAAGGTAGAGGAGAACTTCAACTTTCAATATTACTTGAAAATATGAGAAGAGAAGGTTTTGAAGTACAAGTTTCTAAACCAAGGGTTTTGTTTAAAGAAAAAGATGGAAAAAAATTAGAACCTATTGAACTTGCTTTAATTGATGTAGATGATAGTTTTACAGGCACTGTAATTGAAAAGATGGGAGTTAGAAAAGCAGAAATGGTTTCTATGGTTCCAGGTCAGGATGGATATACAAGACTTGAATTTAAAGTACCTGCAAGAGGACTTATTGGTTTTAGAAATGAATTTTTAACTGATACTAAAGGAACTGGAATTTTAAATCATTCTTTTTTTGATTATGAAGAATATAAGGGAGATATTCCTACAAGAAATAAGGGAGTTTTAATAGCCACTGAACCAGGAGTTACTGTTCCTTATGCTTTAAATAACTTACAAGATAGAGGAACTTTATTCTTAGACCCAGGTATTCCTGTGTATGAGGGAATGATAGTTGGAGAACACAACAGAGAAAATGACTTAGTTGTAAATGTTTGTAAAACTAAAAAATTAACAAATATGAGAGCTGCTGGTTCTGATGATGCAGTTAAACTTGCAACTCCAAGAAAGTTTACATTGGAACAAGCACTTGATTATATTGCAGAAGATGAACTTGTAGAAGTTACTCCGACAAATATCAGACTTAGAAAGAAAATCTTAAAAGAAGGAGACAGAAGAAAAAACTGGTCTGCCACTAATAAATAA
- a CDS encoding McrB family protein codes for MGEDIKEVENEIGLNEEKKELKEFLKDKLGVLLKLKDKEEKSSEIGWDNKKMKFTINIDTDIPYIVLMYSIFNNITDNFKKCIYPVFYLYEDKIILSFGKNTDSSYNGIKLVWDKRIDNISMKIMKCFSTESGEKSNIIKNTNVYSIYKIKNKDFNEELLDSIVDSFIKILEYYLFYIDMYNKYNKEITDDKTDKKDLKEILEDYLKSGISSDEQRECEEDKKNYDEKFYEFSKTIQKLDVDFYFPLNKILYGTSKIESIYNLILYSVAIIERNQEIYKNAYNFENYISFLERFKGYIGNEQIKFIASNDLYTHEKFKEFCDEVEKDEYNNNYILILDNIDRSDVLKIFGDDYSELEKRVCNKRDSKLPKNLYILGTMETFFNYNTLLNIKNIELYQYFSFTEMYSKDKFIKNIGEIDEEIKGIFKINKKDFKFPLNAILYGPPGTGKTYNSILYSLGIATEKEVIISGIKNNTETISDKEINEFNILKEKGQVEFITFHQSYSYEDFVEGIRPTLATKDNEIKEDNKDLKYTIHSGIFKNICKRAIDNPDKNYVLIIDEINRGNISKIFGELITLLEPTKRLGEAEELKIRLPYSGKEFGIPKNLYILGTMNTADRSIALLDIALRRRFNFIEMPPKYNILKTIDCEEGVINLQNLLEAINTRIEFLLDKDHLIGHSYLVNVKSFDDLKEVFRSSIIPLLQEYFYDDFEKIRVVLNIGDNYNDKESFIIKKEIPQNFSETLKKKLGKKSVYIINEAEIKAEGKEIGFNKYQNYTKIYN; via the coding sequence ATGGGTGAAGATATAAAAGAAGTTGAAAATGAGATTGGATTGAATGAAGAAAAAAAAGAGTTGAAAGAATTTTTAAAAGATAAGTTAGGAGTTTTACTTAAATTAAAAGATAAGGAAGAAAAATCTAGTGAAATTGGTTGGGATAATAAAAAAATGAAATTTACTATTAATATTGATACAGATATTCCATATATAGTTTTGATGTATTCTATTTTTAATAATATTACAGATAATTTTAAAAAATGTATATATCCAGTATTTTATTTATATGAAGATAAAATAATTTTATCTTTTGGAAAAAATACTGATTCAAGTTATAATGGAATTAAACTTGTTTGGGATAAAAGAATTGATAATATATCTATGAAAATAATGAAATGTTTCTCTACTGAAAGTGGTGAAAAATCTAACATAATAAAAAACACAAATGTTTACAGTATTTATAAAATAAAAAATAAAGATTTTAATGAAGAATTGTTAGATTCAATAGTAGATAGTTTTATAAAAATATTAGAATATTATTTGTTTTATATAGATATGTACAATAAATACAATAAAGAAATTACTGATGATAAAACTGATAAGAAAGATTTAAAAGAAATTTTAGAAGACTATCTAAAAAGTGGAATTTCATCTGATGAACAAAGAGAATGTGAAGAAGACAAAAAAAATTACGACGAAAAATTCTATGAATTTTCAAAAACAATACAAAAATTAGATGTAGATTTTTATTTTCCATTAAATAAAATACTGTATGGAACTTCAAAAATAGAGAGTATATATAATTTAATACTTTATTCAGTAGCTATAATTGAAAGAAATCAAGAAATTTATAAAAATGCTTATAATTTTGAAAATTATATTAGCTTTTTAGAAAGATTTAAAGGTTATATTGGAAATGAGCAAATTAAATTTATAGCCTCTAATGACTTATACACTCATGAAAAATTTAAAGAATTTTGTGATGAGGTAGAAAAAGATGAATATAACAATAACTATATTTTAATACTAGATAATATTGATAGGAGTGATGTGTTAAAAATATTTGGAGATGATTATTCTGAATTAGAAAAGAGAGTTTGTAATAAAAGAGATTCTAAATTACCTAAGAATTTATATATTTTAGGAACTATGGAGACATTTTTTAATTATAATACTTTGTTAAATATAAAAAATATAGAATTATATCAATATTTTTCTTTTACTGAAATGTATTCAAAAGATAAATTTATAAAAAATATTGGAGAAATAGATGAAGAAATAAAAGGAATATTTAAGATAAATAAAAAAGATTTTAAATTTCCATTAAATGCAATATTATATGGACCACCAGGAACAGGAAAAACATATAATTCAATATTATATTCTTTAGGAATAGCTACTGAAAAAGAAGTTATAATAAGTGGAATTAAAAATAATACTGAAACTATTTCAGATAAAGAAATTAATGAATTTAATATTTTGAAGGAAAAAGGTCAAGTAGAATTTATAACTTTCCATCAGTCATATAGTTATGAAGATTTTGTTGAGGGAATTAGACCTACTTTAGCTACAAAAGATAATGAAATTAAAGAAGATAACAAAGATTTAAAATATACCATACACTCTGGAATTTTTAAAAATATTTGTAAAAGAGCAATAGATAATCCAGATAAAAATTATGTATTAATTATTGATGAAATCAATAGAGGAAATATTTCAAAAATATTTGGAGAGCTAATTACTCTCCTTGAACCTACAAAGAGATTAGGAGAAGCTGAGGAATTAAAAATAAGATTACCATATAGTGGGAAAGAATTTGGAATACCTAAAAATCTATATATTTTAGGAACCATGAATACTGCTGATAGGTCAATAGCACTATTAGATATAGCGCTTCGTAGAAGATTTAATTTTATAGAAATGCCCCCTAAATATAATATTTTAAAAACTATAGATTGTGAAGAAGGAGTAATAAATTTACAAAATTTACTTGAAGCTATAAATACTAGAATTGAATTTTTATTAGATAAAGACCATTTAATAGGACATTCTTATTTAGTTAATGTAAAAAGTTTTGATGATTTAAAAGAAGTATTTAGAAGTTCTATTATACCATTATTACAAGAATACTTTTATGATGACTTTGAAAAAATAAGAGTGGTATTAAATATAGGGGATAACTATAATGATAAAGAGAGTTTTATAATAAAAAAGGAGATTCCTCAAAATTTTTCTGAAACTTTAAAAAAGAAATTAGGAAAGAAATCTGTTTATATAATAAATGAAGCTGAAATCAAAGCTGAAGGTAAAGAAATAGGATTTAATAAATATCAAAATTATACAAAAATTTATAATTAG
- a CDS encoding ClbS/DfsB family four-helix bundle protein: MKEYTSKAELTSAIKASYKKYIDEFEDIPENFKDKRFEEVDRTPAENLAYQVGWTTLLLKWERNEKAGLEVHTPSENFKWNNLTGLYKWFNKEYSHLSLAELKSILNKNISDIYKMIDEMSEDQLFKPHQRKWADNSTKTAVWEVCKFIHINTVAPFGTFRTKIRKWKKLVLQRN; the protein is encoded by the coding sequence ATGAAAGAATACACATCAAAAGCAGAATTAACAAGTGCAATTAAGGCTTCATACAAAAAATATATTGATGAATTTGAAGATATCCCAGAAAATTTTAAAGATAAAAGATTTGAAGAAGTTGATAGAACTCCTGCTGAAAATTTAGCTTATCAAGTTGGTTGGACAACCTTACTTTTAAAATGGGAAAGGAATGAAAAAGCAGGTTTAGAAGTTCATACACCTAGTGAGAATTTTAAATGGAATAATTTAACTGGATTATATAAATGGTTTAATAAAGAATATTCTCATTTATCCTTAGCTGAATTGAAATCTATTTTAAATAAAAATATTTCTGATATTTATAAGATGATAGATGAAATGTCTGAAGATCAATTATTTAAACCACATCAAAGAAAATGGGCAGATAACTCAACCAAAACAGCTGTTTGGGAAGTTTGTAAATTTATTCATATAAACACTGTTGCACCTTTTGGAACTTTTAGAACAAAAATTAGAAAATGGAAAAAACTTGTTTTACAAAGGAATTAA
- a CDS encoding AEC family transporter: MENFLLAFNVVFPIFLIMMLGVILKRKNMLDEKSLNVMNSLIFRLFMPTLLFFNIYNMGDLSTLSFDNLKLLVYAFISILIVLFLAWLIYMPNVKDRKKLSVLIQGVYRGNFVLFGLAIADSLYGKESLGTVSLLTAIVIPTFNVIAVILLEYYSGNEVNKIKLIKQVFKNPLIIATLTAIVFLVLKINIPKPVYKAIGDISKIATPLAFLVLGAGLKFGNILKNLKYLISVNILRLIGNPLITVGLGKLLGFQGIELVALLSMSACPTAVVSYTMAKEMNADGDLAGEIVATTSMLSIFTIFCWVLMLKNLEWI; the protein is encoded by the coding sequence ATGGAAAATTTTTTATTAGCATTTAATGTTGTCTTTCCAATTTTTCTTATAATGATGTTAGGTGTAATTCTAAAAAGAAAAAATATGTTAGATGAGAAATCTTTAAATGTTATGAATTCTTTAATATTTAGGTTATTTATGCCTACACTACTATTTTTTAATATTTATAATATGGGGGATTTATCAACTCTTTCATTTGATAATCTAAAATTATTAGTTTATGCTTTCATCAGTATTTTAATAGTTCTTTTCCTTGCTTGGTTAATCTATATGCCTAATGTTAAAGATAGAAAAAAATTATCAGTTTTAATTCAAGGAGTATATAGAGGTAATTTTGTCTTATTTGGTTTAGCTATTGCAGATAGCTTATATGGAAAAGAAAGTTTAGGAACTGTTTCATTATTAACAGCTATTGTAATTCCGACATTTAATGTTATAGCAGTTATATTATTGGAATATTATTCAGGTAATGAAGTAAATAAAATTAAGTTAATAAAACAAGTTTTTAAAAATCCTTTAATAATTGCAACATTGACTGCAATAGTTTTTTTAGTATTAAAAATAAATATTCCAAAGCCAGTGTATAAAGCTATAGGAGATATATCAAAAATAGCAACACCATTAGCTTTTCTTGTTTTAGGAGCAGGATTAAAATTTGGAAATATATTAAAAAATTTAAAATATTTAATTTCTGTAAATATATTAAGACTTATAGGAAATCCATTAATAACTGTTGGTCTTGGGAAATTATTAGGTTTTCAAGGAATAGAATTAGTTGCTTTACTTTCAATGAGTGCCTGCCCAACAGCAGTAGTTTCGTATACTATGGCAAAAGAAATGAATGCTGATGGAGATTTAGCTGGGGAAATAGTTGCAACAACAAGTATGCTTTCAATATTTACAATTTTTTGTTGGGTACTTATGTTAAAAAATTTAGAATGGATATAG
- a CDS encoding MalY/PatB family protein, whose product MEKEKFLKEYLVERKGTNSLKWDALDVRFSSPNLISMWVADMEFKTPKEIVEALKERIEHGVFGYSYVSDDYYNAVIKWYKEKHNYEIKKEWLRFSTGVVTAIYWFINIFTKVNDSVLILTPVYYPFHNAVKDNNRKLITCDLKNTDGYFTINYDEVEKKIVENGIKLFIQCSPHNPASRVWKEEELAKILEICKKHNVLVISDEIHQDIVMKGYKHIPSAIVENGKYADNLITISAASKTFNLAGLIHSNIIISNDELRKKYDEEIKKINQTECNILGMLATQVGYEKGEYWLENIKELIEDNFNYLKSELNKNIPEIIVTNLEGTYLVFLDLRKIIPIDKVKEFIQDKCNLAIDFGEWFGENFKGFIRVNLATDPQIVKKAVENIISEYKKLRSDR is encoded by the coding sequence ATGGAAAAAGAAAAATTTTTAAAAGAATATTTAGTTGAAAGAAAAGGGACTAATTCATTAAAATGGGATGCTTTAGATGTTAGATTTAGTTCTCCTAATTTAATCTCTATGTGGGTTGCTGATATGGAATTTAAAACTCCAAAAGAAATTGTTGAGGCTTTAAAAGAAAGAATAGAACATGGAGTATTTGGATACTCTTACGTCAGTGATGATTATTACAATGCTGTTATTAAGTGGTATAAAGAAAAACATAATTATGAAATAAAAAAAGAATGGTTAAGATTTTCAACTGGAGTTGTAACAGCTATCTATTGGTTTATAAATATTTTTACAAAAGTTAATGACTCTGTTCTTATTTTAACACCTGTTTATTATCCTTTCCATAATGCAGTGAAAGATAATAATAGAAAACTTATTACTTGTGATTTAAAAAATACTGATGGATATTTTACTATTAACTATGATGAAGTTGAAAAGAAAATAGTTGAAAATGGCATTAAATTATTTATACAATGTTCTCCACATAATCCAGCTAGTAGAGTTTGGAAAGAAGAAGAACTAGCTAAAATATTAGAAATTTGTAAAAAACATAATGTATTAGTTATTTCAGATGAAATACACCAAGATATAGTAATGAAAGGCTATAAACATATTCCATCTGCTATTGTAGAAAATGGAAAATATGCAGATAATTTAATAACAATATCTGCTGCTTCAAAAACATTTAATTTAGCAGGGTTAATTCATTCAAATATTATTATCAGTAATGATGAATTAAGAAAAAAATATGATGAAGAAATTAAGAAAATAAATCAAACTGAATGTAATATTCTTGGAATGCTTGCAACACAAGTAGGTTATGAAAAAGGAGAATATTGGTTAGAAAATATAAAAGAATTAATAGAAGATAATTTCAATTATTTAAAATCTGAGTTAAATAAAAATATTCCTGAAATTATAGTAACTAATTTAGAAGGAACATATTTAGTATTTTTAGATTTAAGAAAAATTATTCCTATTGACAAAGTAAAAGAATTTATTCAAGATAAATGTAATTTAGCAATAGACTTTGGAGAATGGTTTGGAGAGAATTTTAAAGGCTTTATTCGTGTAAATTTAGCAACAGACCCTCAAATAGTCAAAAAAGCAGTAGAAAATATAATAAGTGAATATAAAAAATTAAGGAGTGATAGATAA